In Gossypium raimondii isolate GPD5lz chromosome 12, ASM2569854v1, whole genome shotgun sequence, a single window of DNA contains:
- the LOC105763733 gene encoding uncharacterized protein LOC105763733: protein MVDYQTVCCMCGDVGFSDKIFRCNKCRHRFQHSYCSNYYSEFAEPIELCDWCRSEERNSKHGSFSKKSPLMNRNETGIVNRSEYSGDKIKQHNDDHQHEHHHRGKNGGTPSPRPTTRRYKLLKDVMC, encoded by the exons ATGGTAGATTATCAAACTGTTTGCTGCATGTGCGGCGACGTTGGTTTCTCCGATAAAATCTTCCGCTGCAACAAGTGCCGCCACCGCTTTCAACATTC GTATTGCAGTAATTACTACAGTGAGTTCGCTGAGCCGATTGAACTGTGTGATTGGTGTCGAAGCGAAGAAAGAAACTCAAAGCATGGAAGCTTTTCGAAGAAATCACCGTTGATGAACAGAAACGAAACCGGAATCGTAAATCGATCTGAGTATTCGGGTGATAAAATAAAGCAACACAACGATGATCATCAACATGAGCATCATCATAGAGGGAAGAACGGTGGGACACCTTCTCCTAGGCCTACGACTCGCAGGTACAAGCTTCTTAAGGATGTCATGTGTTAA